The sequence GGAGGTGAAGGATTTCCGCGTCCGACGACGCCATTCCGCACGGTGCAGCCAGTCGGCGACCTGGCCGGCGGTCACGCCGCACCTCCCCGCCATTCCCCATAAGCCACGCTCGCGGGCCGCGACTTTGCTACATAATCCTCCAGTTGACCGAATCCGGCCCACCGTCCGAGGTTTGAGCGAAGCGCTTCGACGACCCTTACGCACGGACCACATTCTTGGGCGCCGAGTTCACTGCCCGATCCGCCCTGAGGCTCGCCCCGCTCGGCAGTGCGAACTCGGTTGAGGTCTCGCCGCAGCAGTGTCGATTTCGGGGGTGGTCGTTCGTGTAGGGGGTGAGGGGCCGCAGCAGGACGGCCCGCGCCACGGAAGGGATCAGCTCGATGCGTTCGATCAGCGTCACGATGTTCGTCACCCTCGATGGAGTCGTCCAGGGCCTGGGGCGCCCGGACGAGGACACCCGCGGCGGCTTCGCCCACGGAGGCTGGGGCCCGCGGTACAACGACGAGGTGATGGGCCGCGAGATGGCCAAGGGGATGGCCAACGCCGGGCACATGCTGTTCGGCCGCCGGACGTGGGAGGACTTCCTCCGCGCGTGGGGACGGGCCACCGACGGCAACCCGTTCACCGAGCACATGAACGCGGCCACGAAGTACGTGGCGTCGAGGACGCTGGACGACGTGGACGCGTGGCAGAACTCGATCCTCCTGCGCGGCGAGGCCGCCGAGACGGTCGCGGAGCTGAAGGCCCGGCCCGGCGGCGATCTCGCGATCAACGGCAGCGCCTCACTGGTCCAGAGCCTGCACGCCGCCGGCCTGATCGACCGCTACACGCTGCTGATCCACCCGCTGACCCTCGGCGCCGGCAGGCGCCTCTTCGAAGGCCCCGCCCCGCTGACCGAGTTCGACCTGACCGGAAGCGTAACGACCCCCAAGGGCGTGATCATCGCTCACTACAACCGCCGCTGAGACCGGATTTGGGGGTTGGTGGGATGTTGGTTAGCTTTTGGGCTGACTGCTCCTGGTGAGGAGACCCATGCTCCCTGCGAAAGCGTCTGGTCGGCGTCCTGCGGCTGCGGGCGGCGGGGGGGTGGCGCTGGCGTTGCTGTGCGGGTGCCAGCTCACGTTGGTGGTCGACGCCTCGATCGTGAACATCGCGTTGCCCGGGATCCAGCGGGGGCTCGGCTTCAGCGACGCCGGGCTCTCGTGGGTGGTCAACGCCTACACGCTCGCGTTCGGGGGGTTGCTGCTGCTCGGGGGACGGGCCGGCGATCTGCTCGGGCACCGGCGGGTGTTCGTCGCGGGGGTCGGGGTGTTCACCGTCGCCTCACTGGTCGGGGGGCTCGCGGTCTCGCCGGGGTGGCTGCTGGCGGCCCGGGCGACGCAGGGGGTCGGGGCCGCGCTCGCGGGTCCGGGGGCGCTGGCGCTCATCG is a genomic window of Actinomadura citrea containing:
- a CDS encoding dihydrofolate reductase family protein; protein product: MRSISVTMFVTLDGVVQGLGRPDEDTRGGFAHGGWGPRYNDEVMGREMAKGMANAGHMLFGRRTWEDFLRAWGRATDGNPFTEHMNAATKYVASRTLDDVDAWQNSILLRGEAAETVAELKARPGGDLAINGSASLVQSLHAAGLIDRYTLLIHPLTLGAGRRLFEGPAPLTEFDLTGSVTTPKGVIIAHYNRR